Genomic window (Wenzhouxiangella marina):
CCACCAGGATCAGCACCGGGATGGCCGTCCACAGGATTTCGGCCTTCGTCGAATGGGAGAACTTGGCCGGCTCGTGGCCACGCGATTTCCGATGCACGATGATCGAGGTGAACATCGCGGTGAACACCAGCACACCGATGATCGTCACGATTCCCAGAATCTGGTTGTGCAGCTGATAGACGTCCTTGCTGAACGGGGTGACGCCCTCGGACATGTTGTCCCCGACGGCGAACAGGCCCCAGGTCACGACCACGATCACGGCCATGACCGCCAGCGCGACGATCAGTTCGTTGGTTCTCTTCATCCCAAACTCACCTGTGGTTGATTGTCATGCGTCCAGGCCGACATTGGCCCGATGCGTTTCTTGATCTCCTGCGCGGCTTCGAGCCGCTCGTCGACGGATAGAAATCCGCCGACTTCCTGACGCTTCCCCTGGCAGCTGAGGAACACCCGGGCATCCCCCAGTCGACCTCGCTCCACGACCACCTTGACCCAGGCCAGCGGCCACTCGCTGCTCTGACGGCCGGCCTGCGTGTCGTGATCGACCCGGAGCACTCCGGGGCCGATCTGCAATCGCTGGCGAGCCCAGTGTCCCCGCCAGGCCAGCCGAAGGCAGAGTCCCACGG
Coding sequences:
- a CDS encoding DUF2244 domain-containing protein, whose amino-acid sequence is MIEVVRNPEHSGFDIVELKSNLSISLDRLAAIFLGLSAVTLLVAVGPMILGLWPVMVIAVLHLLAVGLCLRLAWRGHWARQRLQIGPGVLRVDHDTQAGRQSSEWPLAWVKVVVERGRLGDARVFLSCQGKRQEVGGFLSVDERLEAAQEIKKRIGPMSAWTHDNQPQVSLG